In the Loxodonta africana isolate mLoxAfr1 chromosome 1, mLoxAfr1.hap2, whole genome shotgun sequence genome, one interval contains:
- the LOC100653679 gene encoding tubulin beta-2A chain isoform X2, translating into MREIVHIQAGQCGNQIGAKFWEVISDEHGIDPTGSYHGDSDLQLERINVYYNEAAGNKYVPRAILVDLEPGTMDSVRSGPFGQIFRPDNFVFGQSGAGNNWAKGHYTEGAELVDSVLDVVRKESESCDCLQGFQLTHSLGGGTGSGMGTLLISKIREEYPDRIMNTFSVMPSPKVSDTVVEPYNATLSVHQLVENTDETYSIDNEALYDICFRTLKLTTPTYGDLNHLVSATMSGVTTCLRFPGQLNADLRKLAVNMVPFPRLHFFMPGFAPLTSRGSQQYRALTVPELTQQMFDSKNMMAACDPRHGRYLTVAAIFRGRMSMKEVDEQMLNVQNKNSSYFVEWIPNNVKTAVCDIPPRGLKMSATFIGNSTAIQELFKRISEQFTAMFRRKAFLHWYTGEGMDEMEFTEAESNMNDLVSEYQQYQDATADEQGEFEEEEGEDEA; encoded by the exons ATGCGTGAAATCGTGCACATCCAGGCGGGCCAGTGCGGCAACCAGATCGGCGCCAAG ttttgggAGGTCATCAGTGATGAGCATGGTATCGACCCCACTGGCAGTTACCATGGCGACAGTGACTTGCAGCTGGAGAGAATCAATGTCTACTACAATGAAGCTGCTG GTAACAAATACGTACCTCGGGCCATCCTGGTGGATCTGGAGCCTGGCACCATGGACTCAGTCAGGTCTGGGCCATTTGGCCAGATCTTCAGGCCAGACAACTTCGTCTTTG GCCAGAGTGGTGCCGGCAATAACTGGGCAAAGGGCCACTACACAGAGGGAGCAGAGCTGGTGGACTCCGTGCTGGATGTGGTGAGGAAGGAGTCTGAGAGCTGTGACTGTCTCCAGGGCTTCCAGCTGACCCACTCGCTGGGGGGTGGCACGGGGTCCGGGATGGGCACGCTGCTCATCAGCAAGATCAGGGAGGAGTACCCCGACCGCATCATGAACACCTTCAGCGTTATGCCTTCTCCCAAGGTGTCAGACACCGTGGTGGAACCCTACAATGCCACCCTCTCTGTCCACCAGCTGGTGGAGAACACCGATGAAACCTACTCTATCGACAATGAGGCCCTGTATGATATATGTTTCCGCACCCTGAAACTGACCACCCCCACATATGGGGACCTCAACCACCTGGTGTCGGCCACCATGAGCGGGGTCACCACCTGCCTGCGTTTCCCAGGCCAGCTGAATGCAGACCTCCGCAAACTGGCCGTGAATATGGTGCCCTTCCCCCGGCTGCACTTCTTCATGCCCGGCTTTGCCCCCCTGACCAGCCGGGGCAGCCAGCAGTACCGGGCCCTGACCGTTCCTGAGCTCACCCAGCAGATGTTCGACTCCAAGAACATGATGGCTGCCTGCGACCCCCGCCATGGCCGCTACCTGACGGTGGCCGCCATCTTCCGGGGCCGCATGTCCATGAAGGAGGTGGACGAGCAGATGCTCAACGTGCAGAACAAGAACAGCAGCTACTTCGTGGAGTGGATCCCCAACAACGTGAAGACGGCCGTGTGCGACATCCCACCCCGCGGCCTCAAGATGTCCGCCACCTTCATCGGCAACAGCACGGCCATCCAGGAGCTGTTCAAGCGCATCTCCGAGCAGTTCACCGCCATGTTCCGGCGCAAGGCCTTCCTGCACTGGTACACGGGCGAGGGCATGGATGAGATGGAGTTCACCGAGGCCGAGAGCAACATGAACGACCTGGTGTCCGAGTACCAGCAGTACCAGGACGCCACGGCCGACGAGCAAGGGGAGTTCGAGGAGGAGGAGGGCGAGGATGAGGCTTAA
- the LOC100653679 gene encoding tubulin beta chain isoform X1 has protein sequence MLSDVQEATLSCHSFSFFLFQFWEVISDEHGIDPTGSYHGDSDLQLERINVYYNEAAGNKYVPRAILVDLEPGTMDSVRSGPFGQIFRPDNFVFGQSGAGNNWAKGHYTEGAELVDSVLDVVRKESESCDCLQGFQLTHSLGGGTGSGMGTLLISKIREEYPDRIMNTFSVMPSPKVSDTVVEPYNATLSVHQLVENTDETYSIDNEALYDICFRTLKLTTPTYGDLNHLVSATMSGVTTCLRFPGQLNADLRKLAVNMVPFPRLHFFMPGFAPLTSRGSQQYRALTVPELTQQMFDSKNMMAACDPRHGRYLTVAAIFRGRMSMKEVDEQMLNVQNKNSSYFVEWIPNNVKTAVCDIPPRGLKMSATFIGNSTAIQELFKRISEQFTAMFRRKAFLHWYTGEGMDEMEFTEAESNMNDLVSEYQQYQDATADEQGEFEEEEGEDEA, from the exons ATGCTGAGTGACGTCCAGGAGGCCACACTGTCATGtcattccttttccttctttttatttcagttttgggAGGTCATCAGTGATGAGCATGGTATCGACCCCACTGGCAGTTACCATGGCGACAGTGACTTGCAGCTGGAGAGAATCAATGTCTACTACAATGAAGCTGCTG GTAACAAATACGTACCTCGGGCCATCCTGGTGGATCTGGAGCCTGGCACCATGGACTCAGTCAGGTCTGGGCCATTTGGCCAGATCTTCAGGCCAGACAACTTCGTCTTTG GCCAGAGTGGTGCCGGCAATAACTGGGCAAAGGGCCACTACACAGAGGGAGCAGAGCTGGTGGACTCCGTGCTGGATGTGGTGAGGAAGGAGTCTGAGAGCTGTGACTGTCTCCAGGGCTTCCAGCTGACCCACTCGCTGGGGGGTGGCACGGGGTCCGGGATGGGCACGCTGCTCATCAGCAAGATCAGGGAGGAGTACCCCGACCGCATCATGAACACCTTCAGCGTTATGCCTTCTCCCAAGGTGTCAGACACCGTGGTGGAACCCTACAATGCCACCCTCTCTGTCCACCAGCTGGTGGAGAACACCGATGAAACCTACTCTATCGACAATGAGGCCCTGTATGATATATGTTTCCGCACCCTGAAACTGACCACCCCCACATATGGGGACCTCAACCACCTGGTGTCGGCCACCATGAGCGGGGTCACCACCTGCCTGCGTTTCCCAGGCCAGCTGAATGCAGACCTCCGCAAACTGGCCGTGAATATGGTGCCCTTCCCCCGGCTGCACTTCTTCATGCCCGGCTTTGCCCCCCTGACCAGCCGGGGCAGCCAGCAGTACCGGGCCCTGACCGTTCCTGAGCTCACCCAGCAGATGTTCGACTCCAAGAACATGATGGCTGCCTGCGACCCCCGCCATGGCCGCTACCTGACGGTGGCCGCCATCTTCCGGGGCCGCATGTCCATGAAGGAGGTGGACGAGCAGATGCTCAACGTGCAGAACAAGAACAGCAGCTACTTCGTGGAGTGGATCCCCAACAACGTGAAGACGGCCGTGTGCGACATCCCACCCCGCGGCCTCAAGATGTCCGCCACCTTCATCGGCAACAGCACGGCCATCCAGGAGCTGTTCAAGCGCATCTCCGAGCAGTTCACCGCCATGTTCCGGCGCAAGGCCTTCCTGCACTGGTACACGGGCGAGGGCATGGATGAGATGGAGTTCACCGAGGCCGAGAGCAACATGAACGACCTGGTGTCCGAGTACCAGCAGTACCAGGACGCCACGGCCGACGAGCAAGGGGAGTTCGAGGAGGAGGAGGGCGAGGATGAGGCTTAA